Proteins from a single region of Vicinamibacteria bacterium:
- a CDS encoding M67 family metallopeptidase, translating to MIELPHESAREIRRHGRAAYGDEACGVMYGQVTPGRRVVVRVEPMRNARGDERHRRFIVTPEDYRRAEAEAARHGQTLLGFYHSHPDHPAFPSDYDLAHAFPFFSYVILSVERGEPADMRSFVLAEDRSEFLEEAIQRKE from the coding sequence GTGATCGAGCTTCCCCACGAATCGGCTCGAGAGATCCGCCGCCATGGGCGTGCGGCCTACGGTGACGAGGCCTGCGGTGTGATGTACGGGCAGGTCACGCCCGGGCGCCGAGTCGTGGTGCGGGTCGAGCCCATGAGGAATGCCCGCGGCGACGAGCGCCATCGGCGGTTCATCGTGACCCCCGAGGATTATCGCCGGGCGGAAGCGGAGGCGGCGAGGCACGGGCAGACGCTGCTCGGGTTCTATCACTCTCATCCCGATCATCCGGCTTTTCCGTCGGACTACGATCTCGCCCATGCCTTTCCGTTCTTTTCATACGTCATTCTCTCGGTCGAGAGGGGCGAGCCCGCGGACATGCGCTCGTTCGTGCTCGCCGAGGATCGGAGCGAGTTTCTCGAAGAAGCCATTCAGCGAAAGGAGTGA